One Leopardus geoffroyi isolate Oge1 chromosome B1, O.geoffroyi_Oge1_pat1.0, whole genome shotgun sequence DNA window includes the following coding sequences:
- the TIFA gene encoding TRAF-interacting protein with FHA domain-containing protein A → MSNFEDADTEETITCLQITVYHPVQLQSGIFQSIRFYNREKLPSSEVVKFGRNSNICHYTFQDKQVSRVQFSLQLFKKFDSSVLSFEIKNMSKKTTLLVDNKELCYLNKIDLPDKCMVRFGDYQLLIEKEDGESLEFFETQFILSPTSLLQENNWPLQKPIPEDGCYSSFSTQDTFPTEMDENEL, encoded by the coding sequence ATGTCTAATTTTGAAGATGCTGACACGGAAGAGACAATAACTTGTCTCCAGATAACTGTTTACCATCCTGTCCAGCTGCAAAGTGGAATATTCCAATCCATAAGGTTTTATAACCGAGAAAAACTTCCCTCCAGTGAAGTGGTGAAATTTGGCCGCAATTCCAATATCTGTCATTATACCTTTCAGGACAAACAAGTTTCCCGAGTTCAGTTTTCTCTGCAGCTGTTTAAAAAGTTTGATAGTTCAgttctctcttttgaaataaaaaatatgagtaAGAAGACCACTCTGCTTGTGGACAACAAGGAGCTGTGCTACTTAAATAAAATAGACCTGCCTGACAAGTGCATGGTCAGATTTGGTGACTATCAACTCCTGATAGAGAAGGAAGATGGAGAGTCATTAGAATTTTTTGAGACTCAATTTATTTTGTCTCCCACATCACTCTTGCAAGAAAACAACTGGCCACTACAGAAGCCCATACCTGAGGATGGCTGTTACTCATCCTTTTCTACCCAAGACACTTTTCCTACAGAAATGGATGAAAATGAATTGTGA